A window of the Romeriopsis navalis LEGE 11480 genome harbors these coding sequences:
- a CDS encoding DUF1257 domain-containing protein produces the protein MSHFSTVRVQIKNGTVLHEALLDLGHNVVQNAEVRGYQGKTTTADYVVRQGNGYDLGFRKQAEAYELVADFWGAKIDQQQFINSVTQKYAHKMLMQTASQQGFNVEEEEIMQDGTVRVVVGRWV, from the coding sequence ATGTCGCACTTTTCCACCGTCCGGGTTCAGATCAAAAACGGTACGGTGTTACATGAGGCACTGCTAGATTTGGGCCATAATGTTGTCCAAAATGCCGAAGTGCGGGGATACCAAGGCAAAACCACCACGGCTGACTACGTAGTGCGTCAAGGTAATGGCTACGACCTGGGCTTCCGTAAACAAGCGGAAGCATACGAACTCGTGGCGGATTTCTGGGGCGCAAAAATCGACCAGCAGCAATTTATTAATTCCGTCACCCAAAAGTACGCCCACAAAATGCTGATGCAAACCGCATCACAGCAAGGGTTCAATGTGGAAGAAGAAGAAATCATGCAAGATGGCACCGTCCGGGTTGTCGTCGGCCGTTGGGTTTAA
- a CDS encoding efflux RND transporter periplasmic adaptor subunit, producing MFRPIAAILIGLVLLSAAGCQSAQTQAQPSSRQGRSGKGNKPDRPIAVQTAIAKSSTLNTPLQYTGTTAPGKLVSLRSQAEGRLLTLRVDVGDRVLQGQKIGELDDRLPQIAINQARAELASRQSEVDQAKSEVSDAEAQVIQTQVAWKQAQADANRLKNLAAKGAISQQQAEQAKTAADSAFQVMRSAQKRVRTRERSVQAAEGRVAAQFATVSEEQARRNYASLNAPISGVITERLTEPGNLIQPGNEILKIGNFNTLKIAVQVSELDLAKIQVGQSVKVKFDAFPKLDFQGRINRIAPTADATTRLIPVEVTVANVGDRITGGLLARVEFQNSNGPGIVIPTSALKPAGNRGGRSRKPGGKRPQASGQASGKPQAQTPRAPASDKNTPRVSGDQSRAPDKNTPRVSGGQVYVIEQTGEQQTVAVRSVTLGQTRNGQVEVLSGLQAGDNYVVRSDKPLKAGQSVRQSVLSESRPSEAPSE from the coding sequence GTGTTTCGTCCCATCGCGGCTATTTTGATCGGTTTGGTACTGCTTAGTGCCGCTGGCTGTCAGTCGGCCCAAACCCAAGCCCAACCATCATCGCGCCAAGGTCGATCGGGCAAGGGAAACAAGCCAGATCGACCCATCGCGGTCCAAACGGCGATCGCGAAGTCCAGCACCCTCAATACACCACTGCAATACACCGGCACCACCGCACCGGGTAAACTCGTGTCGCTGCGTTCCCAAGCCGAAGGCCGCTTGCTGACGCTGCGGGTAGATGTGGGCGATCGTGTCCTCCAAGGCCAAAAAATCGGCGAACTCGACGATCGACTCCCGCAAATCGCAATTAACCAGGCGCGGGCCGAACTAGCCAGTCGTCAGTCTGAAGTCGATCAGGCGAAATCCGAAGTGAGTGATGCCGAAGCCCAAGTGATCCAAACCCAAGTCGCATGGAAGCAAGCCCAAGCCGATGCCAATCGGTTAAAAAACCTCGCGGCCAAGGGCGCAATTTCCCAGCAACAAGCGGAACAAGCAAAGACGGCGGCAGATAGTGCCTTTCAGGTGATGCGATCGGCCCAAAAGCGGGTGCGCACCCGCGAGCGTAGTGTCCAAGCAGCGGAAGGCCGGGTAGCAGCTCAGTTTGCCACCGTCTCTGAAGAACAAGCTAGACGCAACTATGCCAGCTTAAATGCACCGATTTCGGGGGTGATTACCGAGCGCCTAACCGAACCGGGAAACCTGATTCAACCCGGCAACGAAATTCTCAAAATCGGTAACTTCAACACCCTCAAAATCGCGGTCCAAGTGTCGGAGCTGGATTTAGCCAAAATCCAAGTGGGTCAGTCAGTCAAAGTGAAATTCGATGCTTTTCCAAAGCTCGATTTCCAGGGTCGGATTAATCGCATTGCCCCGACTGCCGATGCCACAACCCGGCTTATCCCAGTCGAGGTGACGGTGGCGAATGTGGGAGATCGGATCACCGGCGGTCTATTGGCCCGGGTCGAATTCCAAAATTCCAATGGACCCGGTATCGTCATCCCCACATCAGCCTTAAAGCCCGCAGGGAATCGCGGTGGTCGCTCTAGGAAGCCTGGTGGCAAACGTCCACAAGCGTCGGGCCAAGCGAGCGGTAAACCCCAGGCTCAAACCCCTCGCGCCCCAGCCTCAGATAAAAATACACCCCGCGTGAGTGGTGATCAGTCTCGAGCACCAGATAAAAATACACCACGTGTGAGTGGTGGTCAGGTTTATGTGATTGAGCAAACTGGCGAGCAGCAAACGGTGGCCGTTCGTTCCGTCACCCTCGGTCAAACCCGCAACGGTCAAGTCGAAGTGCTATCCGGCCTCCAGGCCGGTGATAACTATGTTGTTCGCAGTGACAAACCCCTGAAAGCCGGACAATCCGTGCGGCAAAGTGTTTTATCCGAATCCCGCCCGTCTGAGGCACCGTCGGAGTAA
- a CDS encoding efflux RND transporter permease subunit, with the protein MAESNSNRSSRFSLSRLAIRQHIGTMMLTLTVIVLGVFFLFRIPVDLLPSITYPRIGVRVDAPGLSPEVAVDEVTRPLERALSATDGVEQVFSQTREGRISVDLFFKPGGDLDRALNDATASLNRARSTLPDEIDQPRLFRFDPSQLPVYEFALTSQTVQGVDLRVFAEEELARELNVIPGVASVSVSGGIEEEVQVNLDLARLQALGLGLNSVLDALRDRNQDIAGGRLEGGRNEPLTRTIGQFASADEIRNLAFDLGSSGAARQVYLREFAEVIDGTAKQRVRVNLNGSPAVKITIQKQPDANTVTVVDRVKQKIATLQAANSFPPDTLLTATLDESVFIRNSIRNLTTSGLIGATLAAIAVLLFLGSLRQTLIIVLAIPLATLVAIGCMKLAGLSLNVFSLGGLALGVGIVVDNAIVMLESIVIGTAAIGTAAIGTERRGRLSKQALLEQSQVSSQELESALVASTTTNLVAVLPFLLIGGLISLLFNELILTISFAVAASLAVALTVVPMLTARLLGVRWRSNIGNLWLLKQFRQQVLALRGVYGRWLDRLLRWRLPVIILALLILGGGSWQLGQTLPQEILPRISTGQAQMFVSFPPGTTVEQNQQAMQAIDAVLTEQPELDYVFSTAGGFLFSNITISNPLRGSSTITLKPGTDVQGFTDRMNRELQKLNLVQTRIRLSPGRVRGLSLRNSPVRADIDVILQGTDDRTLSQAGRQILSALDEQATLASYRPDADRPQPEVQIKPDWERATTLGVTIPNLGRTLQTAITGTVPTRLQRGDRLVDIRVQLKQGQLTETDQLNQLPLFTRNGQLVRLGDAATIVTGQAPGEIQRINQREVFIITGSLKKNANLGAAAQEMQRIANAIDLPEGVRLLPSGAAAGSREVQRSISTLGLLAAFLVFVVMAVQYNSLIDPLVIMVTVPLALAGGILGLAITQTAIGATVLIGAVLLVGIVVNNAIIMVELANQLRTQEDISATAAILKAAPQRLQPILMTTITTVLGMLPLALGIGEGSEFLQPLGIVVFSGLSVATLLTLFLIPCIYSLSHDGFIRKQRIPKPDKLIVK; encoded by the coding sequence ATGGCTGAATCAAATTCCAATCGATCGTCCCGCTTCAGTCTGAGCCGCCTCGCCATCCGTCAACATATCGGCACCATGATGCTGACGCTGACGGTGATTGTTCTAGGCGTATTTTTTCTGTTTCGCATCCCGGTTGATCTGCTGCCGTCGATTACCTATCCCCGCATTGGTGTGCGGGTTGATGCGCCGGGGCTATCTCCGGAAGTTGCTGTGGATGAAGTGACTCGCCCCTTAGAACGGGCGTTGTCAGCGACGGATGGAGTGGAGCAAGTCTTCTCTCAAACCCGCGAAGGCCGGATTAGTGTTGACTTATTTTTTAAGCCGGGTGGAGATCTCGATCGCGCCCTCAATGATGCAACAGCCTCGCTGAACCGCGCCAGATCGACCCTACCCGATGAAATCGATCAACCGCGTTTATTCCGCTTTGACCCATCACAGCTCCCAGTTTATGAATTCGCCCTCACCTCCCAGACGGTGCAAGGGGTGGATCTGCGCGTATTTGCCGAAGAGGAACTAGCCCGCGAACTGAATGTGATTCCCGGTGTGGCGAGTGTCAGCGTATCTGGGGGCATCGAGGAGGAAGTGCAGGTCAATCTCGATCTGGCCCGGTTGCAGGCCTTGGGCCTCGGGCTGAATTCAGTACTCGATGCCCTGCGCGATCGCAACCAAGATATTGCGGGCGGACGCCTTGAAGGGGGCCGCAATGAACCGCTGACGCGGACGATCGGACAATTCGCCTCGGCGGATGAAATTCGCAATCTGGCCTTTGATTTGGGCAGTAGTGGTGCGGCCCGGCAGGTTTACCTGCGAGAATTCGCCGAAGTGATTGATGGCACGGCGAAACAACGGGTACGGGTAAACTTAAATGGCTCACCGGCAGTCAAAATCACCATTCAAAAGCAACCCGATGCCAACACGGTCACGGTGGTCGATCGGGTCAAACAAAAAATTGCCACATTGCAAGCGGCGAACAGCTTCCCGCCGGATACGTTACTCACGGCCACCCTGGATGAGTCCGTCTTTATTCGCAACTCGATTCGTAACCTGACGACTTCGGGATTAATCGGGGCAACTTTAGCGGCGATCGCCGTTCTATTATTCCTTGGCTCACTACGGCAAACGTTAATCATTGTCCTGGCAATTCCCTTGGCGACATTGGTGGCGATCGGTTGTATGAAACTGGCGGGGCTTTCGTTGAATGTGTTTAGTCTGGGCGGACTGGCCTTAGGGGTGGGCATTGTCGTAGATAACGCGATCGTCATGCTGGAAAGCATTGTGATCGGCACTGCAGCGATCGGTACCGCAGCGATCGGCACTGAACGCCGGGGCCGCCTGTCCAAACAAGCCTTACTCGAACAGTCCCAGGTCAGTAGCCAAGAACTGGAATCCGCCCTCGTGGCTTCGACAACGACGAATTTGGTGGCGGTGCTGCCGTTTTTGTTGATTGGCGGATTGATTTCGTTACTGTTTAACGAATTGATTCTGACCATTAGTTTTGCGGTGGCGGCATCGTTGGCGGTGGCACTCACGGTGGTGCCGATGTTGACCGCCCGGTTGCTCGGTGTGCGCTGGCGGAGCAATATTGGCAATTTGTGGCTCCTGAAGCAATTTCGGCAGCAGGTACTGGCCCTAAGGGGCGTCTATGGCCGCTGGCTCGATCGTTTGCTGCGCTGGCGGCTGCCGGTGATTATCCTGGCCTTGCTGATCCTGGGCGGTGGCAGTTGGCAATTGGGGCAAACCCTGCCCCAGGAAATTCTGCCGCGCATTAGTACGGGCCAAGCCCAGATGTTTGTTTCGTTCCCACCGGGGACGACAGTAGAGCAAAACCAGCAGGCCATGCAGGCGATCGATGCGGTGCTGACCGAGCAACCCGAACTAGATTATGTCTTTAGCACCGCCGGTGGCTTTCTCTTTAGCAACATCACGATTTCCAATCCGCTGCGGGGTTCCAGCACAATTACGCTGAAGCCGGGCACCGATGTGCAGGGCTTTACCGATCGAATGAATCGGGAATTGCAAAAACTGAATTTAGTCCAAACGCGGATTCGGTTATCGCCGGGTCGGGTCAGGGGTTTGTCACTGCGCAATTCACCGGTGCGGGCGGATATCGATGTGATTTTGCAGGGCACAGACGATCGGACGCTGAGCCAAGCCGGTCGCCAAATTCTCAGTGCCCTCGATGAACAAGCCACCCTTGCAAGCTATCGCCCCGACGCCGATCGGCCCCAACCGGAGGTCCAGATCAAGCCCGATTGGGAACGGGCGACAACCCTGGGCGTGACGATTCCCAACCTCGGACGAACATTGCAAACGGCAATTACCGGGACGGTGCCAACCCGGTTGCAACGCGGCGATCGGCTAGTGGATATTCGTGTCCAACTGAAGCAAGGTCAACTCACGGAAACGGACCAACTGAATCAATTGCCCTTGTTTACTCGCAATGGTCAACTGGTGCGTCTTGGTGATGCGGCGACGATCGTCACGGGCCAGGCTCCGGGCGAAATACAACGGATTAATCAACGCGAAGTTTTTATCATCACCGGCAGTCTCAAGAAAAATGCGAATCTCGGGGCGGCGGCGCAGGAAATGCAGCGAATTGCGAATGCGATCGATCTACCCGAAGGTGTGCGCCTCCTGCCGAGTGGGGCGGCGGCCGGGAGCCGCGAAGTTCAGCGATCAATTTCCACTCTGGGCTTACTCGCTGCCTTTCTGGTGTTTGTGGTGATGGCGGTGCAATATAATTCGCTGATTGATCCGTTAGTGATTATGGTGACGGTGCCCTTGGCTTTGGCCGGTGGAATCTTGGGGCTAGCGATCACTCAAACGGCGATCGGGGCAACCGTGCTCATTGGGGCAGTGCTGCTGGTGGGGATTGTGGTGAACAATGCGATCATCATGGTTGAGTTGGCCAACCAATTGCGGACGCAGGAAGACATCAGTGCAACAGCGGCGATCCTGAAGGCTGCGCCGCAACGGTTACAGCCGATCCTGATGACGACGATTACGACGGTATTGGGCATGTTGCCGTTGGCCTTGGGGATTGGTGAAGGCTCCGAATTTTTGCAGCCGCTAGGAATTGTGGTTTTTTCGGGGCTTTCTGTGGCAACATTACTCACACTCTTTTTGATTCCCTGTATTTATAGCCTCAGCCATGACGGATTTATCCGCAAACAGCGAATTCCGAAACCGGACAAGTTGATTGTGAAGTGA
- a CDS encoding lysozyme inhibitor LprI family protein, translating to MLKRLIPLLIGTALLTGSSFAAQAKPVFQLKPKPGVAQPYCVDKGQIFLNRCAANWYNTADFLRQQLVKDYTVGFDPETTAEFTAIQANWTAFRDEHCELAALQVKGGSLHPLVYNSCRAKLTNDRIADLQKWAPYQRPDLIVFQLLEGNEQKLLQKLKGGELYRKSETLWRNYRDAHCQFERAQSTDATPTGVFAAKPASCENRLAQLRSKQIEPLIDLDW from the coding sequence ATGCTTAAACGTCTCATCCCCCTGCTTATCGGCACGGCACTGCTCACAGGCAGTAGTTTCGCCGCCCAAGCTAAGCCCGTTTTTCAGCTCAAGCCGAAGCCCGGTGTAGCCCAGCCCTATTGCGTTGACAAAGGCCAGATCTTTCTCAATCGTTGTGCGGCCAATTGGTACAACACGGCTGATTTCCTGCGTCAGCAACTGGTCAAAGACTATACGGTGGGCTTTGACCCTGAAACGACTGCCGAGTTTACCGCGATCCAAGCCAATTGGACGGCGTTTCGGGATGAGCATTGTGAGTTAGCGGCATTACAGGTGAAGGGTGGCTCGTTGCATCCATTGGTGTACAACAGTTGCCGGGCCAAATTGACCAACGATCGGATTGCGGATTTGCAAAAGTGGGCTCCGTATCAGCGCCCGGATTTAATCGTTTTTCAACTGCTCGAAGGCAATGAGCAGAAGCTCTTACAAAAGCTCAAGGGTGGCGAACTGTATCGCAAATCGGAAACGCTATGGCGTAACTACCGAGATGCCCATTGCCAGTTTGAGCGTGCCCAAAGTACTGACGCAACACCAACAGGCGTGTTTGCTGCTAAACCGGCTAGCTGTGAAAATCGTTTGGCGCAGTTACGATCGAAACAAATTGAACCGTTGATTGATTTGGATTGGTAA
- a CDS encoding beta-propeller domain-containing protein encodes MRSMFAPKPNKLIHCRQQPRWTQRSLLLLKQPEKSDFGGLQHQLYARDYRDRLLAITDFFELRDAGIPLLLEALRDPNGKVRELAAKCLSIFPDHPDVQPIFAASQYRDFRCQKTLKHHNQTITALDISPDQQQCLSVGSGGVIYLWDLVSGELVQTFADVDSGISKAIFNRDGRYVFSNHHTNRVYVWDIATGKCVKQLEGHDDRIVSLVLAPTGNNLITGSWDHTVGLWDLSEGQLIDRFTGHRRQVYTVAISPDGQTIFSADGDGVMRSWDRRSGQPQWAVQLDKTIVQALAVHPTQPILLSGDSRSRLSLWHAQTGEHLDTLPSWTYRATHQIVPSANGEMIFQTCGSGINIWHQPTGWFVGKLEGHRWATTAVVVSHDGKTIISASDDKTIKIWQ; translated from the coding sequence ATGCGGTCGATGTTTGCCCCAAAGCCGAATAAACTGATTCACTGTCGTCAGCAACCCCGATGGACGCAGCGATCGCTGTTGCTTTTGAAGCAGCCCGAGAAGTCAGATTTTGGCGGTTTGCAACACCAGCTCTATGCCAGGGATTATCGTGATCGATTACTTGCCATTACCGATTTTTTTGAGTTACGTGATGCGGGTATACCGCTTTTGCTGGAGGCATTGCGTGACCCGAATGGGAAAGTGCGGGAATTGGCCGCAAAGTGCTTATCAATTTTCCCAGACCACCCCGATGTGCAGCCGATTTTTGCGGCATCACAGTATCGCGATTTTCGATGTCAGAAAACTCTCAAACATCATAATCAAACAATCACCGCGCTCGATATTAGTCCTGATCAGCAGCAATGTTTGAGCGTTGGTAGTGGTGGTGTAATTTATTTGTGGGATTTAGTCAGCGGTGAACTCGTTCAAACTTTTGCAGATGTTGATTCTGGCATTAGTAAAGCAATTTTCAATCGAGATGGTCGATATGTTTTTAGTAATCATCATACTAATCGAGTTTACGTTTGGGATATTGCTACCGGAAAGTGCGTGAAACAGCTTGAAGGGCATGACGATCGTATCGTTTCACTGGTCCTCGCACCGACTGGCAATAACTTAATCACCGGCAGTTGGGATCACACCGTTGGCCTGTGGGATTTGAGCGAAGGGCAATTGATCGATCGATTCACGGGCCATCGCAGGCAAGTTTATACCGTGGCAATCAGCCCCGATGGTCAGACAATTTTTAGCGCCGATGGTGATGGAGTGATGCGGTCTTGGGATCGACGATCGGGCCAACCACAGTGGGCCGTACAACTGGATAAAACCATCGTCCAAGCATTAGCCGTCCATCCAACCCAGCCAATTTTATTGAGTGGGGACAGTCGATCGCGTCTTTCGCTGTGGCATGCTCAAACTGGCGAGCATCTCGACACCCTACCATCCTGGACCTATCGCGCCACACATCAGATTGTCCCGAGTGCGAATGGTGAAATGATTTTCCAAACCTGCGGTAGCGGAATTAATATTTGGCATCAACCCACCGGCTGGTTCGTCGGCAAACTCGAAGGGCATCGCTGGGCCACCACCGCAGTCGTCGTGAGCCATGATGGCAAAACCATCATCAGTGCCAGCGACGACAAAACCATCAAAATTTGGCAGTAG
- a CDS encoding glucose-6-phosphate isomerase: protein MDNQKMTAQLWQRYQDWLFYHKDLDLYLDISRMRFDDAFVEKIAPKFDFAFAEMAALEAGKIANPDENRMVGHYWLRAPELAPTQELRQEIADTLELTDDFVQKVHSGLIKPPNAPKFTEVLSIGIGGSALGPQFVAEALGEIDAPMNIHFMDNTDPAGFDKVLSQLRDRLDRTLVITISKSGGTPESRNGMLEARNAFELAGLDFSKHAVAITMPGSKLDNVAKTDGWLAMIPMYDWVGGRTSELSAVGLLPAELQGINVREMLEGARLMDIATRKQSLKENPAALLAMSWYYAGNGKGDKDMVMLPYKDSLLLFSRYLQQLVMESIGKQFDLDGNPVYQGIAVYGNKGTTDQHAYVQQLREGVPNFFITFIEVLKDRNGGSIEVEPGVTSGDYLSGLLQGTRSAIYENNRDSITLTIPEVTPAIVGSLIALYERAVGLYGFLVNINAYHQPGVEAGKKAAAQVLNLQSRVVEVLQSHSTPLPIADLATKAGAPDQIEMVYKILRHLANNDPRVVLHGELGHPGQLTASMS from the coding sequence ATGGATAACCAAAAAATGACCGCTCAACTGTGGCAGCGTTACCAAGATTGGCTGTTTTATCACAAGGATTTAGATCTCTACCTTGATATCAGCCGGATGCGCTTTGATGATGCATTTGTAGAAAAAATCGCTCCCAAATTTGACTTTGCGTTTGCGGAGATGGCGGCATTGGAAGCGGGTAAAATTGCTAACCCGGATGAAAATCGGATGGTGGGTCACTACTGGTTGCGCGCGCCAGAACTTGCTCCGACCCAGGAATTGCGGCAAGAGATTGCGGATACCTTGGAATTAACCGATGACTTTGTCCAGAAGGTGCATAGCGGGTTAATTAAGCCGCCAAATGCCCCGAAATTTACCGAAGTCCTCTCGATCGGGATTGGTGGATCAGCCTTAGGGCCGCAATTTGTTGCGGAAGCCTTGGGGGAAATCGATGCGCCGATGAATATCCACTTTATGGATAATACTGATCCGGCCGGTTTTGATAAGGTGCTGTCTCAATTGCGCGATCGGCTCGATCGGACGTTAGTTATTACGATTTCCAAGTCCGGTGGTACCCCAGAAAGCCGCAACGGTATGTTGGAAGCGCGCAACGCTTTTGAATTAGCCGGATTGGATTTCTCCAAGCATGCCGTCGCAATCACGATGCCGGGAAGTAAGCTCGACAACGTGGCGAAAACGGATGGTTGGTTGGCTATGATTCCGATGTATGACTGGGTTGGTGGTCGGACGTCGGAACTGTCAGCGGTGGGCTTATTGCCAGCTGAGTTGCAAGGAATCAATGTCCGCGAAATGCTTGAAGGTGCCCGTTTGATGGATATTGCGACTCGGAAGCAGTCGCTGAAGGAGAATCCTGCGGCTTTACTGGCGATGTCTTGGTACTACGCTGGGAATGGTAAGGGCGATAAGGATATGGTAATGCTGCCTTATAAGGACAGCCTCCTGTTGTTTAGCCGTTACTTGCAACAGCTTGTGATGGAATCGATTGGTAAACAGTTTGACCTGGATGGGAATCCGGTTTATCAAGGAATTGCGGTTTACGGCAACAAAGGGACAACGGACCAACATGCCTACGTGCAGCAGTTACGTGAAGGGGTACCCAACTTCTTTATCACTTTCATTGAAGTGTTGAAGGATCGCAATGGTGGATCGATCGAAGTTGAACCAGGCGTAACGTCGGGTGACTATCTATCGGGCTTGCTCCAGGGGACGCGCAGTGCGATTTATGAAAATAATCGCGACTCGATTACATTGACGATTCCAGAAGTAACACCTGCGATCGTGGGTTCCTTGATTGCGCTTTATGAGCGGGCGGTGGGACTATACGGCTTCTTGGTCAATATCAATGCTTATCACCAGCCTGGGGTAGAAGCCGGGAAGAAAGCTGCCGCACAGGTTCTAAACTTGCAAAGTCGTGTTGTGGAAGTCTTGCAGTCACATTCCACGCCATTGCCGATCGCTGATTTGGCTACGAAGGCGGGGGCACCGGACCAGATCGAAATGGTGTATAAAATTCTGCGGCACTTAGCGAACAATGATCCGCGTGTTGTCTTACATGGTGAGTTAGGCCATCCGGGGCAGCTGACCGCCAGCATGAGTTAG
- a CDS encoding phosphoribulokinase: protein MSKKHPIIAVTGSSGAGTSTVKRAFEHIFAREKINPVVVEGDSYHKYNRLEMREVMTKALAEGRDLSHFGVDANILDQLEALFKEYGESGTGKKRYYLHNAEEAEHHNARLKTSCQSGEFTPWEDLAPSSEILFYEGLHGGVVDEKTNLNVAQHVDLLVGVVPIVNLEWIQKISRDNAERGYSAEATVKTILRRMPDYVNYITPQFSRTHINFQRVSTVDTSNPFIARDIPTPDESFVIVHTNRCFRERFDIDFTYLQSMIAGSFMSRHTTLVIPGGKMGFAMEIILSPIIDQMVAESKKLA, encoded by the coding sequence ATGTCAAAAAAACACCCCATTATTGCAGTTACTGGTTCCTCCGGTGCCGGTACAAGTACTGTGAAACGCGCCTTTGAACATATTTTTGCGCGCGAAAAAATTAATCCGGTTGTGGTTGAAGGTGATAGTTACCACAAATATAATCGCTTAGAAATGCGTGAAGTAATGACTAAGGCCTTGGCTGAAGGTCGTGATCTAAGTCATTTTGGTGTCGATGCCAATATTCTGGATCAGTTAGAGGCTTTATTTAAGGAGTACGGCGAATCTGGGACTGGCAAGAAACGCTACTATCTCCATAACGCCGAGGAAGCAGAGCATCACAACGCACGGCTCAAAACAAGCTGTCAATCAGGTGAATTTACGCCTTGGGAAGATTTGGCTCCATCCAGCGAGATCCTTTTCTACGAAGGACTACATGGTGGTGTAGTTGATGAGAAAACGAATCTGAATGTGGCGCAGCATGTTGATCTTCTAGTTGGCGTTGTGCCCATCGTTAACCTAGAGTGGATTCAGAAGATCTCGCGGGATAATGCTGAGCGCGGTTACAGTGCAGAAGCAACGGTCAAAACAATTTTGCGCCGGATGCCCGATTACGTGAATTACATCACACCGCAGTTCTCGCGCACCCATATCAACTTTCAACGGGTATCGACGGTTGATACCTCCAACCCGTTTATTGCTCGCGATATTCCGACACCGGACGAAAGCTTTGTTATCGTTCATACGAATCGCTGCTTCCGTGAACGCTTTGACATTGATTTCACCTATTTACAGAGTATGATTGCGGGCTCCTTCATGTCGCGTCATACAACCCTAGTGATTCCTGGTGGAAAAATGGGGTTTGCGATGGAAATCATCCTTTCGCCGATCATTGATCAAATGGTGGCGGAATCCAAGAAATTAGCTTAA
- a CDS encoding L,D-transpeptidase, with amino-acid sequence MEVNLTTQRVIAWEGKRWVDAMIVSTGKKSTPTVTGVFNIYLKYRKSSMRGDDYNVPNMPHIMYFHRGYGLHGAYWHNRFGTPVSHGCVNLALDKAKWLYNFATVGTPVVVHY; translated from the coding sequence ATCGAAGTTAACCTCACGACACAGCGGGTAATTGCCTGGGAAGGTAAACGTTGGGTCGATGCCATGATCGTCTCCACTGGCAAAAAATCAACGCCCACAGTGACTGGTGTGTTTAACATTTACCTCAAATATCGCAAGTCCAGCATGCGCGGCGACGATTACAACGTCCCGAATATGCCGCACATCATGTATTTTCACCGCGGCTATGGGTTACATGGCGCTTACTGGCACAACCGGTTTGGCACCCCCGTCAGCCACGGCTGTGTCAACTTGGCCTTGGATAAAGCGAAATGGCTCTATAACTTTGCCACTGTCGGCACACCGGTTGTTGTCCATTACTGA